One genomic window of Candidatus Tanganyikabacteria bacterium includes the following:
- a CDS encoding dipeptide ABC transporter ATP-binding protein has product MPQAEPRSAGDSLLTVRNLVKHYPITRGILIQKQVGAVKAVDGISFDVRRGETLGLVGESGCGKSTAGKQILRLEEPTAGEVLFEGKDVLKLQPHDMRLMRREMQIVFQNPYASLDPRMTIGDSIAEPLRVHKLMEGRAVVARVQELLERVGLSPTYIGRYPHEFSGGQRQRIGIARALAMNPKFIIADEPVSALDVSVQAQVLNLLGDLQAEFNLTYLFIAHNLATVQHISDRVAVMYLGKIVELAESDDLYSNPKHPYTQALLSAVPEPDPTVKRERIILQGDLPSPVNPPAGCRFHTRCPFVMEQCKTSDPPFGDIGGGHLAACHLHPVLGEAEKIVAQAH; this is encoded by the coding sequence GTGCCTCAGGCCGAACCCCGGTCGGCCGGCGATTCCCTGCTCACCGTCCGCAACCTGGTCAAGCACTACCCCATCACCCGCGGCATCCTGATCCAGAAGCAGGTAGGCGCGGTCAAGGCCGTCGACGGCATCAGCTTCGACGTGCGGCGGGGCGAGACCCTCGGCCTGGTGGGCGAATCGGGCTGCGGTAAGTCCACCGCCGGCAAGCAGATCCTGCGGCTCGAGGAGCCCACGGCGGGCGAGGTGCTCTTCGAAGGCAAGGATGTCCTCAAGCTGCAACCTCACGACATGCGGCTCATGCGCCGGGAGATGCAGATCGTCTTCCAGAACCCGTATGCCTCGCTCGATCCGCGCATGACCATCGGCGACTCGATCGCCGAGCCCTTGCGCGTCCACAAGCTCATGGAGGGCAGGGCGGTCGTCGCTCGCGTGCAGGAACTGCTGGAGCGCGTGGGCCTGTCGCCGACCTACATCGGGCGCTACCCCCATGAATTCTCCGGCGGCCAGCGCCAGCGCATCGGCATCGCCCGGGCCCTGGCGATGAACCCGAAGTTCATCATCGCCGACGAGCCGGTCTCGGCGCTCGACGTGTCGGTGCAGGCGCAGGTGCTGAACTTGCTGGGCGACCTGCAGGCCGAGTTCAACCTCACCTATCTGTTCATCGCCCACAACCTCGCCACCGTGCAGCACATCAGCGATCGCGTGGCGGTCATGTACCTGGGCAAGATCGTCGAACTGGCGGAGTCGGACGATCTCTACTCGAACCCCAAGCACCCCTACACACAGGCCTTGCTCTCGGCCGTGCCCGAGCCCGATCCCACCGTCAAGCGCGAGCGGATCATCCTCCAGGGCGACCTGCCGAGCCCGGTCAACCCGCCGGCGGGCTGCCGGTTCCACACCCGCTGCCCGTTCGTGATGGAGCAGTGCAAGACCAGCGATCCGCCATTCGGAGACATCGGCGGCGGGCACCTGGCCGCGTGCCACCTGCACCCCGTGCTCGGCGAAGCCGAGAAGATCGTCGCCCAGGCCCACTAG
- a CDS encoding ABC transporter ATP-binding protein, producing the protein MAEALLKVSGLQTYFYTDEGVVKAVDGVDFEVHQGQVLGIVGESGCGKSITSLSIMRLVAGPQGKTIGGQILFKGQDLLKLSESEMRQIRGNRIALISQDPMTSLNPVLTVGDQIMEAIILHQKVDKQTARKKAIESLEAVGIPEAARRIDDYPHQFSGGMRQRVIIAMALSCEPELLIADEPTTALDVTIQAQILDLMRKIRTERNASVVLITHDLGVVAEMCDYVAVMYAGKVVEYTDIKTVFASPKHPYTKGLLKSIPRMGQKQERLEPIVGQPPSLAHLPPGCSFAPRCPEYVERCRQMPLLESIAAQHMVRCWVATGQLDQVQEAVAK; encoded by the coding sequence GTGGCAGAGGCACTGCTGAAAGTTTCGGGGCTTCAGACCTATTTCTACACCGATGAAGGCGTCGTGAAGGCCGTCGACGGCGTGGACTTCGAGGTGCACCAGGGGCAGGTGCTGGGCATCGTCGGAGAGTCGGGCTGCGGCAAGTCGATCACCTCGCTGTCCATCATGCGGCTCGTGGCGGGACCGCAAGGAAAGACGATCGGCGGGCAGATCCTGTTCAAGGGGCAAGACCTCTTGAAGCTCTCCGAGTCGGAGATGCGCCAGATTCGCGGCAATCGCATCGCCCTGATCTCGCAAGACCCCATGACCAGCCTCAATCCGGTCCTCACGGTCGGGGACCAGATCATGGAGGCCATCATCCTCCACCAGAAGGTCGACAAGCAGACGGCCCGCAAGAAGGCCATCGAGTCGCTCGAGGCCGTGGGCATCCCGGAGGCCGCCAGGCGCATCGACGACTACCCGCACCAGTTCTCGGGCGGCATGCGCCAGCGCGTCATCATCGCGATGGCCCTGTCCTGCGAGCCCGAACTGCTCATCGCCGACGAGCCCACGACCGCCCTGGACGTGACCATCCAGGCGCAGATCCTCGACCTGATGCGCAAGATCCGCACCGAGCGCAACGCCTCGGTCGTCCTCATCACGCACGATCTGGGCGTCGTTGCCGAGATGTGCGACTACGTGGCGGTCATGTACGCGGGCAAGGTGGTCGAGTACACCGACATCAAGACGGTTTTCGCCAGCCCGAAGCACCCGTATACCAAGGGCCTGCTCAAGTCCATCCCCCGCATGGGCCAGAAGCAGGAGCGCCTTGAGCCGATCGTCGGCCAGCCGCCCAGTCTCGCGCACCTGCCCCCCGGCTGCTCCTTCGCCCCGCGTTGCCCCGAGTACGTCGAGAGGTGCAGGCAGATGCCCCTGCTCGAGTCCATCGCCGCCCAGCACATGGTGCGGTGCTGGGTAGCCACCGGCCAGCTAGACCAGGTTCAGGAGGCCGTCGCGAAGTGA
- a CDS encoding AAA family ATPase, whose amino-acid sequence MECSACGAQVPAGANFCTWCGSSLSAKAAAPAPPAPLEPTAIAPPAGGGPEIFVGREAEWESLRRIFARASAGRPQFALISGDPGVGKSALSRRFLGHVAEAGARVVTARLAGGGREGGTNLLRELVCDLLDIDPTWGAAELRGHLERALPGDEAGSREADLFGYLCGLAPRNPRLVALEARALRRGAWEAFADHLTALAASRPVVIGLGDIQQADAASLEWLDALCWHLGQVQEVAIMAIGQFRTGSLDPLPGIDSPIDLTSIALRPLPPAEARVLATALLPDSGDDLISGAIARAEGNPFFLTQLLAAALERPGGSPLPDSIRAAVGARLDTLAPASRAVLDLAAIAGRVFDLQVVAEAAGRDISPEVAAFGSARFWLVRPDLQVEFAQTLVHECAEAAIPRERRAELHLLVGRALERRLGPRAAGRLAWHFAEAGAAGRTAYYSWLAGCQARSACAISDAGEHFAAALVWLDRAPAGTPDLPDRAEILLRLAGTARAVGQYGPALSHLDARAFFTPETAASLRERGEVLYRKGELSGALSSFERAISLAAAEPAEAALAEAGAANILRLMGDLRGAAARAHAARATLEGLGRSADAAFASSVAGICLFRSGRFAEALSVHEGALALREAAGDVEGIARSHSNLGITHAALGNRDAAQVHHTKALALFRRLADRRSISQSLTNLGDLLLGDPASTPERLELAARHFEEALKIARQLEDTDTAIADLGSLADLALRRGNEAYALAAVDECLALMRASGHGEHAASIHATRGRALLQRGDAAAAREALDTARSLAESAGDAPLAEKLGRELAALGRVRG is encoded by the coding sequence ATGGAGTGCTCCGCTTGCGGCGCCCAGGTGCCGGCCGGTGCCAACTTCTGCACCTGGTGCGGTTCCAGCCTGAGCGCCAAGGCTGCCGCACCGGCCCCTCCGGCGCCGCTCGAGCCCACGGCGATCGCTCCGCCGGCCGGCGGCGGTCCGGAGATCTTCGTCGGCCGGGAGGCCGAGTGGGAATCCCTGCGCCGGATCTTCGCGAGGGCCTCTGCCGGAAGGCCCCAGTTCGCCCTGATCTCGGGGGATCCGGGCGTCGGCAAGTCCGCGCTGTCGAGGCGCTTCCTCGGGCATGTCGCCGAAGCCGGGGCGCGAGTCGTGACGGCCCGCCTGGCCGGCGGTGGGCGCGAGGGCGGGACGAACCTCTTGCGCGAACTGGTCTGCGACCTGCTGGACATCGACCCGACGTGGGGTGCGGCCGAATTGCGCGGCCATCTGGAGCGCGCGCTCCCCGGCGACGAAGCCGGTAGCCGCGAGGCCGACCTGTTCGGCTACCTGTGCGGCCTGGCGCCCCGCAACCCGCGGTTGGTCGCCCTCGAGGCCAGGGCATTGCGCCGCGGGGCCTGGGAGGCCTTCGCCGACCACCTGACCGCTCTGGCAGCGTCGCGGCCGGTCGTGATCGGCCTGGGGGACATCCAGCAGGCGGACGCCGCCTCGCTCGAGTGGCTCGACGCGCTCTGCTGGCACCTGGGACAGGTGCAGGAGGTCGCGATCATGGCGATCGGGCAGTTCCGGACCGGCTCGCTCGATCCCCTGCCCGGCATCGATTCGCCGATCGATCTGACCAGCATCGCACTCCGCCCGCTGCCGCCCGCCGAGGCGCGGGTGCTCGCCACGGCGCTGCTGCCGGATAGCGGCGACGACCTCATCTCCGGCGCGATCGCCCGTGCCGAGGGCAACCCGTTCTTCCTGACGCAACTCCTGGCGGCCGCCCTCGAACGGCCGGGCGGATCGCCGCTTCCGGATTCCATCCGGGCCGCGGTGGGTGCCAGGCTGGACACGCTGGCGCCCGCCTCCCGCGCCGTCCTGGATCTCGCCGCAATCGCCGGCCGCGTCTTCGACCTCCAGGTGGTCGCCGAGGCGGCGGGACGGGACATCTCCCCGGAGGTCGCCGCCTTCGGCTCGGCACGTTTCTGGCTCGTGCGGCCCGACCTGCAGGTGGAGTTCGCGCAGACCCTGGTCCACGAGTGCGCAGAGGCGGCCATCCCCCGCGAACGGCGCGCCGAGTTGCACCTGCTCGTGGGGCGTGCTCTCGAGCGCCGCCTTGGGCCGCGCGCCGCGGGGCGCCTGGCCTGGCACTTCGCGGAAGCCGGCGCCGCGGGCCGGACAGCGTACTATTCCTGGCTCGCAGGTTGCCAAGCGCGCTCCGCCTGCGCGATTTCCGATGCCGGCGAGCACTTCGCGGCGGCGCTGGTCTGGCTGGACCGGGCTCCGGCCGGGACCCCCGACTTGCCGGACCGTGCGGAGATCCTGCTCCGGCTCGCGGGCACCGCCCGCGCCGTGGGCCAGTACGGCCCGGCCCTCTCCCACCTGGATGCCCGCGCCTTTTTCACGCCGGAAACCGCGGCCAGCCTGCGAGAACGGGGCGAGGTGCTCTACCGCAAGGGCGAGCTTTCCGGAGCGCTCTCCAGCTTCGAGCGGGCGATCTCGCTTGCGGCCGCCGAACCGGCAGAGGCGGCACTGGCCGAAGCGGGCGCCGCCAACATCCTCCGCCTGATGGGAGATCTGCGGGGGGCGGCGGCGCGGGCCCACGCGGCACGCGCCACCCTCGAAGGCCTCGGGCGGTCGGCCGACGCGGCATTCGCGTCGAGCGTGGCGGGGATCTGCCTGTTCCGGAGCGGCCGCTTCGCGGAGGCCCTCAGTGTCCACGAGGGCGCTCTCGCCCTGCGGGAGGCGGCCGGCGACGTCGAGGGCATCGCCCGCAGCCACAGCAATCTGGGCATCACCCATGCCGCGCTCGGGAACCGGGACGCCGCCCAGGTGCACCACACCAAGGCGCTGGCGCTCTTTCGCCGGCTCGCCGACCGGCGCTCGATCTCCCAGAGCCTCACCAACCTGGGAGACCTGCTGCTCGGCGACCCGGCTTCGACGCCGGAGCGCCTGGAACTCGCGGCGCGCCACTTCGAGGAGGCGCTCAAGATCGCCCGCCAGCTGGAAGACACCGACACGGCCATCGCGGACCTGGGAAGCCTGGCGGACCTCGCGTTGCGGCGCGGCAACGAGGCCTACGCACTGGCGGCCGTCGACGAGTGCCTCGCGTTGATGCGGGCCAGCGGGCATGGCGAGCACGCCGCGTCCATCCACGCGACGCGCGGGCGAGCGCTCCTGCAGCGGGGAGACGCCGCGGCCGCTCGCGAGGCCCTCGATACGGCGCGATCGCTCGCCGAGAGCGCGGGAGACGCGCCGCTGGCCGAAAAGTTGGGGCGCGAGCTGGCCGCGCTCGGCCGCGTGCGCGGATGA
- the uvrA gene encoding excinuclease ABC subunit UvrA — protein MSRDPEVIRVKGAREHNLKNVDVVLPRNQLIVFTGVSGSGKSSLAFDTIFAEGQRRYVESLSAYARQFLGQMDKPDVDHIDGLSPAISIDQKSTSHNPRSTVGTVTEIYDYLRLLYARVGTPHCPSCGKEINPQTIEQIVDRVLQLEEGTRFQVLAPLVRGRKGEYKALLDEARKDGFIRVRVDGEVFELSDEIPLDKNKKHDIAVVVDRLVARPDIAQRLADSLAQALKKAEGLVVIEVLGTREQPAQSDLLFSEKFSCSDCGISIAEMEPRLFSFNSPFGACPTCHGLGSKREFDPERVVPDPSRPLKDAIAPWARTGNPYYQQLLGAVAKHLGVTLDTPWAKLSEEARQVVLYGADSRIQIDQESWFRPGEWGYSTRYEGAMRQLARRYAETTSDKFKEELDEYMTDRPCDACAGRRLKPEALAVKVGDRSIAEFTGMSISDARTFMEGLVLTQRKQLIANQILKEINARLRFLVDVGLDYLTLSRAANTLSGGEAQRIRLATQIGSGLTGVMYVLDEPSIGLHQRDNRRLLHTLKHLRDLGNSVIVVEHDEETIQEADFVVDIGPGAGIHGGVIVMTGTPAELAACAGSITGQYLAGTRRIPIPARRRQGNGARLELRGCRLNNLKDLDVTIPLGEFVCVTGVSGSGKSSLVNELLHPALRCYLFGGPRPQGMRDIAGLEAIDKVIVIDQSPIGRTPRSNPATYTGLFDIIRDTFAQTVESRARGYGPGRFSFNVKGGRCEACSGEGLNRIEMHFLPDVYVPCDVCKGKRYNRETLEVRFKGKSIGDVLDMTVEEAVDFFANIPRAKTKLQTIFDVGLGYIKLGQPATTLSGGEAQRVKLAEQLSRRSTGKTLLILDEPTTGLSAYDVDKLLGVLMRLVDAGNSIVCIEHNLDVIKCADHLIDLGPEGGDRGGEIVVTGTPEEVAAHPTSYTGYYLKPLLAGGALPPLADEVTSTRRRTKAKVS, from the coding sequence ATGAGCCGCGATCCAGAAGTCATCCGCGTCAAGGGCGCTCGCGAGCACAACCTCAAGAACGTCGACGTCGTGCTGCCGCGCAACCAGCTGATCGTGTTCACGGGCGTCTCGGGCTCGGGCAAGTCGAGCCTGGCGTTCGACACGATCTTCGCGGAGGGCCAGCGCCGGTACGTCGAGAGCCTTTCGGCCTACGCCAGGCAGTTCCTCGGCCAGATGGACAAGCCGGATGTCGACCATATCGACGGGCTCTCTCCCGCCATTTCCATCGACCAGAAATCGACGAGCCACAACCCGCGGTCGACGGTCGGCACGGTGACCGAGATTTACGATTACCTGCGGCTGCTCTACGCGAGGGTGGGCACGCCCCACTGCCCGAGCTGCGGGAAGGAGATCAACCCGCAGACCATCGAGCAAATCGTCGATCGCGTCCTGCAGCTCGAGGAGGGCACGCGCTTCCAGGTCCTCGCGCCCCTCGTGCGGGGCCGCAAGGGCGAGTACAAGGCCTTGCTAGACGAAGCGCGCAAGGACGGTTTCATCCGCGTCCGCGTGGACGGGGAGGTCTTCGAGCTGTCCGACGAGATTCCGCTGGATAAAAACAAGAAGCACGACATCGCCGTTGTCGTGGATCGCCTGGTGGCGCGGCCCGATATCGCGCAGCGCCTCGCCGACTCGCTGGCGCAAGCCCTCAAGAAGGCCGAGGGCCTGGTCGTCATCGAGGTCCTTGGCACGCGCGAGCAGCCTGCGCAGAGCGATCTGCTGTTCTCCGAGAAATTCTCGTGCAGCGATTGCGGTATCTCCATCGCCGAGATGGAGCCGCGGCTATTCTCGTTCAACAGCCCGTTCGGCGCCTGCCCTACCTGCCATGGCCTCGGGAGCAAGCGCGAGTTCGATCCGGAGCGGGTCGTGCCCGATCCCTCGCGCCCGCTCAAGGACGCCATCGCGCCGTGGGCGCGCACGGGCAATCCGTACTACCAGCAGTTGCTGGGCGCAGTCGCCAAGCACCTGGGCGTGACGCTCGACACCCCGTGGGCCAAGCTCTCAGAGGAGGCCCGCCAGGTCGTCCTGTACGGCGCGGACTCGCGCATCCAGATCGACCAGGAGTCTTGGTTCCGGCCGGGCGAGTGGGGCTACTCCACCCGTTACGAGGGCGCCATGCGGCAGCTTGCCCGCCGCTACGCCGAGACCACGAGCGACAAGTTCAAGGAAGAACTCGACGAGTACATGACCGACCGGCCTTGCGACGCGTGCGCGGGGCGGCGCCTCAAGCCGGAGGCCCTGGCCGTCAAGGTGGGCGACCGCTCGATCGCCGAGTTCACCGGCATGAGCATCTCGGATGCCCGTACCTTCATGGAGGGTCTCGTCCTCACGCAGCGCAAGCAGTTGATCGCCAACCAGATCCTCAAGGAGATCAATGCCCGCCTCCGGTTCCTGGTGGACGTCGGCCTCGACTACCTGACCCTCTCGCGGGCCGCCAACACCCTGTCGGGCGGCGAGGCGCAGCGTATTCGCCTGGCCACCCAGATCGGCAGCGGCCTGACCGGCGTCATGTACGTGCTCGACGAGCCCAGCATCGGCCTGCATCAGCGCGACAACCGCCGCCTGCTGCACACGCTCAAGCACCTGCGCGATCTGGGAAACAGCGTCATCGTCGTGGAGCATGACGAAGAGACCATCCAGGAGGCCGATTTCGTAGTGGACATCGGCCCCGGGGCCGGCATCCACGGAGGCGTCATCGTCATGACGGGCACGCCCGCGGAGCTGGCGGCCTGCGCCGGGTCCATCACCGGCCAGTACCTCGCCGGGACGCGGCGCATCCCCATACCCGCCAGGCGCCGGCAGGGCAACGGCGCCAGGCTTGAGCTGCGAGGCTGCCGCCTCAACAACCTCAAGGATCTCGACGTCACCATTCCGCTCGGGGAGTTCGTCTGCGTCACCGGCGTGTCCGGATCCGGCAAGTCCTCGCTGGTCAACGAGCTCCTCCATCCCGCCCTGCGCTGCTACCTCTTCGGCGGGCCGCGCCCCCAGGGCATGCGAGACATCGCGGGCCTCGAGGCGATCGACAAGGTCATCGTCATCGACCAGTCGCCCATCGGCCGCACTCCGCGCTCCAACCCGGCCACCTACACCGGCCTCTTCGACATCATCCGGGACACGTTCGCCCAGACGGTGGAGTCCCGCGCTCGCGGCTACGGCCCGGGCCGCTTCTCCTTCAACGTCAAGGGCGGCCGCTGCGAGGCCTGCTCGGGCGAGGGCCTCAACCGCATCGAGATGCACTTCCTGCCCGACGTCTACGTGCCGTGCGACGTCTGCAAGGGCAAGCGCTACAACCGCGAGACCCTCGAGGTGCGTTTCAAGGGGAAATCCATCGGGGACGTGCTGGACATGACCGTCGAGGAAGCCGTCGACTTCTTCGCCAACATTCCCCGCGCCAAGACCAAGCTCCAGACCATCTTCGACGTGGGCCTGGGCTACATCAAGCTCGGGCAGCCCGCCACTACGCTTTCGGGCGGCGAGGCGCAGCGCGTGAAGCTGGCCGAGCAACTGTCGCGGCGCAGCACCGGCAAGACCCTGCTCATCCTCGACGAGCCCACCACCGGCCTCTCGGCGTACGACGTCGACAAGCTCCTGGGCGTGCTGATGCGCCTGGTGGACGCCGGCAACTCGATCGTCTGCATCGAGCACAACCTGGACGTCATCAAGTGCGCCGACCACCTCATCGATCTGGGCCCCGAGGGTGGCGACCGGGGGGGCGAAATCGTCGTCACGGGTACGCCCGAGGAAGTCGCCGCCCATCCGACGTCCTATACTGGCTACTATCTCAAACCCCTGCTCGCCGGCGGGGCCCTGCCGCCGCTCGCCGACGAGGTCACGAGCACCCGCCGGCGGACGAAAGCGAAGGTCTCCTAG
- a CDS encoding ABC transporter permease — MSPLAWRVTLRNIRVYSKSWVSSVMPNLFEPIFYLLAMGLGLGGYIATSGSWREDVSYVSFIGTGLIAQAALFSPTFELIYGGYTRLAHQKTYDAILATPCSVADLTMGEILWGALRSAWYGMLIVAVIAAFGLVKSWWVLALPIPLFIAGIFFSAVALCFVATANSYDYFNFYLSLILFPMFLFSGIFFPLTALPGWAQHVAWWLPLTHLVEICRGVALDKLSRDLVPHGLWFVAFSIPVVLLAIFLMRRRLVT; from the coding sequence GTGTCGCCTCTGGCCTGGCGCGTGACGCTGCGCAACATCCGGGTCTACAGCAAGTCCTGGGTGTCGAGCGTCATGCCCAACCTCTTCGAGCCGATCTTCTACCTGCTGGCCATGGGACTGGGTCTGGGCGGCTACATCGCCACGTCGGGTTCCTGGCGCGAAGACGTCTCGTACGTCTCGTTCATCGGCACGGGCCTCATCGCACAGGCCGCGCTGTTCTCGCCGACGTTCGAGCTGATCTACGGCGGCTACACTCGACTGGCGCACCAGAAGACCTACGACGCCATTCTGGCCACGCCCTGCTCGGTGGCCGATCTGACGATGGGCGAGATCCTGTGGGGGGCGCTGCGAAGCGCCTGGTACGGGATGCTGATCGTCGCGGTGATCGCGGCCTTCGGACTGGTGAAGAGCTGGTGGGTCCTCGCGCTGCCGATTCCGCTCTTCATCGCCGGGATTTTCTTCTCGGCGGTGGCCCTGTGCTTCGTGGCCACCGCCAACAGCTACGACTACTTCAACTTCTACCTGTCGCTCATCCTCTTCCCGATGTTCCTGTTCTCGGGCATCTTCTTCCCGCTCACCGCCCTCCCCGGCTGGGCGCAGCACGTCGCCTGGTGGTTGCCGCTGACCCACCTGGTCGAGATATGCCGCGGCGTGGCCCTCGACAAGCTGAGCCGGGATCTGGTCCCGCACGGACTCTGGTTCGTCGCCTTCTCGATCCCGGTCGTGCTCCTGGCGATCTTTCTGATGCGCCGCCGCCTCGTGACGTGA